A stretch of the Acidilobus sp. 7A genome encodes the following:
- a CDS encoding thermopsin, which yields MAKGAYIDPYLCYTSPPAPTGIDDFGLYNYTSAPLRGKILLY from the coding sequence GTGGCTAAGGGCGCTTACATAGACCCATACCTCTGCTACACATCGCCGCCAGCCCCGACTGGCATAGATGACTTCGGCCTCTACAACTACACCTCTGCACCCCTACGGGGGAAGATCTTACTATATTAA